A genomic window from Rhodovastum atsumiense includes:
- a CDS encoding transposase, translating into MRQSPVSTETMQIFLDEFAARLAADAQAVLVLDGAGWHASSDLVVPDRVSLVMLPPYAPELNPVERVWLYLRERFLSHCVFATYDDIVQACADAWCALTPDTLRSLTAYPWLKEISS; encoded by the coding sequence ATGAGACAGTCCCCCGTCTCGACCGAGACCATGCAGATTTTCCTCGACGAGTTCGCGGCACGCCTTGCCGCCGATGCGCAGGCCGTACTGGTGCTCGACGGTGCGGGTTGGCATGCCTCCAGCGATCTTGTAGTGCCTGACCGGGTCAGCCTGGTGATGTTGCCTCCATACGCGCCCGAACTAAACCCGGTCGAGCGTGTGTGGCTCTATCTGCGAGAACGATTTCTCTCGCATTGCGTGTTCGCCACCTACGACGACATTGTCCAGGCTTGCGCTGACGCTTGGTGCGCGCTCACCCCCGACACGCTCAGGTCGCTCACCGCCTATCCGTGGCTCAAAGAGATCAGTTCATAG
- the larB gene encoding nickel pincer cofactor biosynthesis protein LarB, whose translation MTDFVIDWERERRTGVAEALLCAGKTAAQIGAILTSAGGRRLLLTRLSEEKLAALPAAMRGALDYDPLSSTAFFGDSIVPDSVGPGIVCAGTSDLTVAREAARSLAFAGYRAPVIADVGVAGLWRLMQRLEEIRGFAVVIAVAGMEGALFSVLAGLVDAPVIAVPSSVGYGVAAGGRAALHGALASCAPGLVTVNIDNGFGGACAAIRMLRRMAPGGAPSG comes from the coding sequence ATGACCGACTTCGTGATCGACTGGGAGCGTGAGAGGCGCACCGGCGTGGCCGAGGCGTTGCTGTGCGCGGGCAAGACGGCGGCGCAGATCGGGGCGATCCTGACTTCCGCCGGTGGCCGCCGCCTGCTGCTGACCCGGTTGAGCGAGGAAAAGTTGGCCGCATTGCCGGCGGCAATGCGCGGCGCCCTCGATTATGATCCGCTGTCATCTACTGCATTTTTCGGCGACAGCATCGTGCCGGACAGCGTGGGGCCGGGCATCGTCTGCGCCGGCACATCGGATCTGACAGTCGCGCGGGAGGCTGCCCGCAGCCTTGCCTTTGCCGGCTATCGGGCACCGGTGATCGCGGATGTCGGCGTCGCCGGGCTGTGGCGGCTGATGCAGCGGCTGGAGGAGATCCGCGGCTTCGCCGTGGTGATCGCGGTCGCCGGAATGGAAGGCGCGCTGTTCAGCGTGCTGGCCGGGTTGGTGGATGCCCCGGTCATCGCCGTGCCCAGCTCGGTTGGCTATGGCGTGGCGGCGGGCGGGCGGGCGGCGTTGCACGGCGCCCTGGCCTCCTGCGCGCCCGGCCTGGTAACCGTCAATATCGACAACGGCTTCGGCGGCGCCTGTGCCGCTATCCGCATGCTGCGGCGCATGGCGCCGGGCGGAGCGCCTTCAGGCTGA
- the larC gene encoding nickel pincer cofactor biosynthesis protein LarC gives MAERLHIHLDAVGGVAGDMFVAAMLDARPDLRPLVFADLAAVMPADCGQPTLTEGTTNGIAVHRFTLAGAGGGAAAGRGGHEHGHKHDHAPAHAHAHHPDAHGPGHAHQDHHHHGAASGCDFSALVQRISAASLSPGSAGQAIAILRVLAEAESRVHRQPVEEVHFHEVGDWDSLMDVIAAGSIIAALGDVSWSVSELPRGHGLVRTRHGLLPVPAPATVEILKGIGLCWRDDGIGGERVTPTGAAILAHLLRDMACRTPGGPLVATGTGAGTREMAGMPNILRALLFAARQPPQDAQGQAEEVVVLSFDVDDMTGEEIGIAADRLRAACGVLDLSLGSRMGKKARPTSDFRLLVRPECLASVSERCFVETSTIGLRWRREQRVCLPRMAESLIIEGQSLRRKRVVRPGGQSSCKVESDDVAGFEGLVRRRRVKRLGENTGEK, from the coding sequence TGGCCGCCATGCTCGACGCCCGGCCGGATCTTCGCCCGCTGGTGTTCGCTGACCTGGCGGCGGTGATGCCCGCGGATTGCGGGCAGCCGACGCTGACCGAAGGGACCACCAACGGTATCGCCGTCCACCGTTTCACCCTGGCCGGGGCAGGGGGCGGTGCGGCGGCCGGGCGAGGCGGTCACGAACACGGCCACAAGCATGATCATGCGCCTGCTCATGCTCACGCCCATCATCCTGACGCGCACGGCCCCGGCCATGCCCATCAGGATCATCACCATCACGGCGCGGCGTCCGGGTGCGATTTTTCCGCGCTGGTCCAGCGGATTTCCGCGGCATCGCTGAGCCCGGGTAGCGCCGGGCAGGCCATCGCCATTCTGCGCGTGCTGGCCGAGGCCGAAAGCCGGGTGCATCGCCAACCCGTGGAGGAGGTGCATTTCCACGAGGTCGGCGACTGGGATTCGCTGATGGATGTGATCGCCGCCGGCAGCATCATCGCCGCCCTCGGTGATGTCAGCTGGAGCGTTTCGGAACTGCCCAGGGGGCATGGCCTGGTCCGGACACGGCATGGCCTGCTTCCGGTGCCGGCGCCGGCAACGGTGGAAATCCTCAAGGGCATAGGTTTATGCTGGCGCGATGATGGCATCGGAGGGGAACGCGTCACCCCCACCGGGGCCGCCATCCTGGCGCATCTGCTGCGCGATATGGCATGCCGAACGCCCGGCGGTCCCCTGGTGGCCACCGGGACCGGCGCGGGCACGCGGGAGATGGCCGGCATGCCCAATATTCTGCGCGCCCTGCTGTTCGCCGCCCGGCAACCGCCGCAGGATGCCCAGGGGCAGGCGGAGGAGGTCGTGGTCCTGTCCTTCGACGTCGACGACATGACGGGCGAGGAGATCGGCATCGCCGCCGATCGCCTGCGTGCGGCGTGCGGCGTCCTTGATCTCAGCCTCGGCAGCCGGATGGGAAAGAAGGCACGTCCGACCAGCGATTTCCGGCTGCTGGTCCGGCCGGAATGCCTAGCCTCCGTCAGCGAGCGATGCTTCGTCGAAACCTCAACGATCGGGCTGCGCTGGCGGCGGGAGCAACGGGTCTGCCTGCCGCGCATGGCCGAGAGCCTCATCATCGAAGGGCAGAGCCTGCGACGCAAACGCGTGGTGCGGCCCGGGGGGCAGAGTTCCTGCAAGGTGGAAAGTGACGACGTGGCCGGTTTCGAGGGGTTGGTCCGGCGGCGCCGGGTGAAGCGGTTGGGCGAGAACACAGGGGAAAAATGA
- a CDS encoding ISKra4 family transposase — MAEAKELLTAIQRAVVAAQTREHAVRRPTCRSCGGACHMKDYRQHRIATLFGQVIVRLPRFRCGGCGGVEGGVDWPSHCRSAPELDRLQAHLSALMTYRVATGVLEQMFPIEAGKTHETLRRHTMMLGEQLRHRPVAPSVTPATAISISVDSTFIRSCEKTERHLEVRVGNVETDAGNRQVFGSVAGAETDLVTLIGQRLDSVGRTDATTLTGFTDGCAGLRSILVASGVAELPILDWFHIAMRLQHLEQTAGALSTDTPARREAKAVIVTEVDRLRWRLWNGKAKDAQVSIGRIRKVMHAFQSEATERTSRVPSSRKLWAALLALDGYLVGQAEWMVNYAERHRAGLRVGTAITEGTANFLVNRRMNKSQQMRWSRRGADLLLQIRCAVYNGAFGPGFRNRFQIANDQHPPAALAA, encoded by the coding sequence TTGGCTGAGGCAAAGGAACTGCTGACCGCCATCCAGCGCGCGGTGGTCGCTGCCCAGACCAGGGAACATGCTGTACGGCGGCCGACTTGCCGATCCTGCGGCGGCGCTTGTCACATGAAGGACTACCGCCAGCATCGGATTGCAACCCTGTTCGGCCAGGTGATCGTACGGCTGCCGCGGTTCCGCTGCGGCGGCTGTGGCGGGGTCGAGGGCGGTGTTGACTGGCCGTCGCATTGCCGATCGGCTCCTGAACTCGATCGCCTGCAGGCCCATCTTTCGGCGCTGATGACCTACCGCGTGGCGACCGGCGTGTTGGAGCAGATGTTCCCGATTGAGGCTGGCAAGACTCACGAGACCCTGCGTCGCCATACGATGATGCTTGGCGAGCAGTTGCGGCATCGCCCGGTGGCCCCGTCCGTAACGCCAGCGACGGCGATTTCCATCAGCGTGGACTCGACGTTCATCCGCAGCTGCGAGAAGACCGAGCGGCATCTGGAAGTCAGGGTCGGCAACGTTGAGACCGACGCGGGCAATCGACAGGTGTTCGGATCCGTAGCCGGAGCGGAGACGGATCTTGTGACGCTGATCGGCCAAAGGCTGGACAGCGTCGGTCGAACCGACGCCACGACACTGACCGGCTTCACCGACGGCTGTGCCGGTCTGCGCTCGATCCTGGTCGCCAGCGGCGTCGCCGAGCTCCCCATCCTCGATTGGTTTCACATCGCGATGCGGCTGCAACACCTGGAGCAAACCGCTGGCGCTTTGTCGACCGACACACCGGCACGGCGAGAGGCAAAGGCCGTGATCGTGACGGAGGTCGACCGGCTGCGTTGGCGTCTGTGGAACGGCAAGGCCAAGGATGCCCAGGTCAGCATCGGGCGCATCCGCAAGGTCATGCACGCTTTCCAGAGTGAGGCGACGGAACGGACGTCACGCGTGCCGTCATCGCGCAAGCTGTGGGCAGCGTTATTGGCGCTGGACGGCTATCTGGTCGGCCAAGCTGAGTGGATGGTCAATTACGCCGAACGTCACCGTGCCGGCTTGCGGGTTGGGACGGCCATTACCGAAGGGACCGCCAATTTCCTGGTGAATCGCCGAATGAACAAATCGCAGCAGATGCGCTGGAGCCGACGCGGTGCCGATCTTCTGCTGCAAATTCGCTGCGCTGTCTACAACGGTGCCTTCGGTCCCGGCTTCAGGAACCGCTTCCAGATCGCCAACGATCAGCATCCGCCAGCAGCCCTCGCGGCCTGA
- a CDS encoding glycerate kinase, which yields MKIVIAPDSFKESLSAMEVATEIEAGFREVFPQASYVRLPVADGGEGTVEAMVAATGGRRVELAVTGPLGEPVPAFYGLTGDGRIAVIEMAAASGLMLVAAARRDPLRTTTYGVGELIIAALDQGARRFIIGIGGSATNDGGAGMLQALGVRLIDRDGRDIGFGGAALEGLDRIDISGMDARIKACRIEVACDVDNPLIGPKGASAIFGPQKGATAEMVARLDANLAHYARLIRGQLGVDVATLPGGGAAGGLGAALHGFLGAELRPGVEIVTNAVGLEAMLADADLVITGEGRIDSQSIHGKTPIGVARVARRHGKPVIGIAGCLSDDAAVVHDHGIAAVFSVLHKTCSVEEALAAAAGNLRRSARNVAQVLRLGMGIVS from the coding sequence ATGAAGATCGTGATCGCTCCGGACTCGTTCAAGGAAAGCCTCTCGGCCATGGAGGTGGCCACCGAGATCGAGGCGGGTTTTCGCGAGGTCTTTCCGCAGGCGAGCTATGTCAGGCTTCCCGTCGCCGATGGCGGCGAAGGCACGGTCGAGGCCATGGTGGCGGCCACCGGCGGCCGACGTGTCGAGCTGGCGGTGACCGGGCCGCTGGGCGAGCCGGTGCCGGCCTTCTATGGCCTGACCGGCGATGGCCGGATCGCCGTCATCGAAATGGCGGCGGCCAGCGGCCTGATGCTGGTGGCGGCCGCCCGGCGTGACCCGCTGCGGACGACCACCTATGGTGTCGGGGAGTTGATCATCGCGGCGCTGGACCAGGGGGCGCGGCGCTTCATCATCGGCATTGGCGGCAGCGCCACCAATGACGGCGGTGCGGGAATGCTACAGGCGCTAGGCGTGCGGCTGATCGACCGTGACGGCCGCGACATTGGCTTCGGGGGCGCGGCGCTGGAAGGTCTCGACCGCATCGACATCAGCGGGATGGATGCGCGGATCAAGGCGTGCCGGATCGAGGTCGCCTGCGATGTCGACAACCCGCTGATCGGTCCGAAGGGGGCGTCCGCCATTTTCGGCCCGCAGAAGGGGGCCACGGCGGAGATGGTGGCGCGGCTTGATGCCAATCTCGCCCATTACGCCCGGTTGATCCGGGGGCAGTTGGGCGTCGACGTGGCGACGCTGCCGGGAGGCGGGGCCGCCGGCGGCCTGGGGGCGGCGCTGCATGGGTTCCTCGGCGCGGAACTGCGCCCTGGCGTGGAGATCGTGACCAATGCCGTGGGGCTGGAGGCGATGCTTGCCGACGCCGATCTGGTCATCACCGGAGAAGGTCGCATCGACAGCCAAAGCATCCATGGCAAGACCCCCATCGGCGTCGCCCGCGTCGCTCGGCGCCATGGCAAGCCGGTCATCGGCATCGCCGGGTGCCTGAGTGACGATGCCGCCGTGGTGCACGACCACGGGATCGCGGCGGTGTTCAGCGTCCTGCACAAGACCTGCTCGGTGGAGGAGGCGCTTGCTGCGGCAGCCGGCAACCTGCGACGCAGCGCGCGAAATGTGGCGCAGGTGCTGCGGTTGGGAATGGGGATTGTCTCATGA
- a CDS encoding IS5 family transposase (programmed frameshift), with protein MWTKENRARYDRSGLRYESDLTDAEWALVAPLIPPAKHGGATRSVDEREIVNGLMYILSTGCQWRAIPKDLPPRSTLWGYFDRWEWDGTLKRIHHALYVQCREQAGREASPTAAIIDSQSVKSAEKGGKSIDPPGYDSGKKIRGKKRHILVDTEGFVLEAIVHAADLQDRDGGVLLLATLFGLFPFLRRLYADAAYQGPKFEAAVKRLLRQVKLEIVRRADAANGFVVLPKRWIVERTIGWLNRCRRLAKDWENLNRKALAFLRLASIRLMVRRLCQTA; from the exons ATGTGGACCAAGGAGAACCGAGCCCGCTACGATCGTAGCGGTCTGCGCTATGAGAGCGACCTGACCGACGCTGAATGGGCGTTGGTGGCACCGTTAATTCCGCCGGCCAAGCATGGTGGTGCGACACGCAGTGTCGACGAGCGGGAGATCGTCAACGGGTTGATGTACATCCTGAGCACCGGTTGCCAATGGCGGGCGATCCCGAAGGACCTGCCACCGCGCAGCACGCTGTGGGGCTATTTCGACCGCTGGGAATGGGACGGCACGCTGAAGCGCATCCATCATGCGCTCTACGTGCAATGCCGCGAACAGGCTGGACGTGAGGCCAGCCCGACGGCCGCGATCATCGACAGCCAGAGCGTGAAAAGCGCCGAAAAAGGGGGGA AGTCGATCGATCCGCCTGGGTACGATTCGGGCAAGAAGATCAGGGGCAAGAAGCGCCATATTCTCGTAGATACCGAGGGCTTCGTGCTGGAGGCGATCGTGCATGCCGCCGACCTGCAGGATCGCGACGGCGGCGTCCTGCTGTTGGCCACCCTGTTCGGCCTGTTCCCGTTCCTGCGCAGGCTCTACGCTGATGCGGCCTACCAAGGCCCCAAGTTCGAGGCGGCGGTGAAGCGTCTCCTGCGGCAGGTCAAACTGGAGATCGTCCGTCGGGCCGATGCCGCCAACGGCTTTGTGGTGTTGCCGAAACGCTGGATCGTCGAGCGCACGATCGGCTGGCTCAACCGTTGCCGCCGACTCGCCAAGGACTGGGAGAACCTGAACCGCAAGGCGCTCGCATTCCTGCGGCTCGCCTCAATTCGCCTGATGGTCCGAAGGCTCTGCCAAACCGCATGA
- the tnpB gene encoding IS66 family insertion sequence element accessory protein TnpB (TnpB, as the term is used for proteins encoded by IS66 family insertion elements, is considered an accessory protein, since TnpC, encoded by a neighboring gene, is a DDE family transposase.) produces the protein MISIAPGTKVYLACRPVSMRYGFDGLAAQVKQVLEADPFSGHLFLFRSKRADYLKILHYDGTGLCLFAKRLESGKFVWPPIVDGGMVLTPAQLALLLEAIDWRRTVAPDLPRRPVAV, from the coding sequence GTGATTTCTATCGCACCCGGGACGAAGGTTTACCTGGCCTGCCGTCCGGTCAGCATGCGCTATGGCTTCGACGGGCTGGCGGCACAGGTGAAGCAGGTGCTGGAGGCTGACCCCTTCTCGGGGCATCTGTTCCTATTCCGCAGCAAGCGGGCCGATTACCTGAAGATTTTGCATTACGACGGAACTGGCCTGTGCCTGTTCGCCAAGCGGCTGGAGAGCGGCAAGTTCGTGTGGCCGCCGATCGTGGATGGCGGCATGGTTCTTACGCCTGCGCAACTCGCTTTGCTGCTCGAGGCGATCGACTGGCGGCGGACAGTGGCGCCAGACCTCCCGCGCCGCCCTGTGGCGGTCTGA
- a CDS encoding adenine nucleotide alpha-hydrolase family protein, translating into MMTLADRQADLVSALDRHAALAIAVSGGVDSMVLTYLASRFSRASVTAVHAVSPAVPALATARVEAHARRHAWALRLVDARELEDPSYRANPVNRCFHCKTNLYACIRKVTSGPIASGTNIDDLGDYRPGLEAARQYGVVHPFVEAGLHKADIYALARAHGLDDLAALPAQPCLASRIETGIGVDATSLRFIEATENELGALLPATSAIRCRIIAGGICVECAPLPQDDARARIEQRMHELCRADGRRFIGMRPYRRGSAFLRDAAE; encoded by the coding sequence ATGATGACGCTTGCAGACCGGCAGGCTGATCTTGTCTCGGCACTCGACCGCCACGCCGCCCTGGCGATCGCCGTCAGCGGCGGCGTCGACAGCATGGTCCTGACCTACCTTGCTTCCCGCTTTTCCCGGGCCTCCGTCACCGCCGTGCATGCGGTCTCACCGGCGGTCCCGGCGCTGGCGACGGCGCGGGTCGAGGCACATGCGCGGCGGCATGCATGGGCGCTGCGTCTGGTTGACGCGCGGGAGCTGGAGGATCCGTCCTACCGGGCCAATCCGGTCAATCGCTGCTTTCACTGCAAGACCAATCTTTATGCCTGCATCCGCAAGGTGACCAGCGGGCCGATCGCCTCGGGAACGAATATTGACGACCTGGGCGATTACCGGCCAGGACTGGAGGCGGCACGCCAGTACGGTGTCGTGCATCCTTTTGTCGAGGCCGGGCTGCACAAGGCGGACATCTATGCCCTGGCGCGGGCGCACGGGCTTGACGACCTGGCGGCCCTGCCGGCCCAACCCTGTCTGGCCAGCCGCATCGAAACCGGCATTGGCGTCGACGCGACATCCCTGCGCTTCATCGAGGCGACGGAGAACGAATTGGGCGCGCTGCTGCCCGCGACGAGCGCCATAAGATGCCGGATCATCGCGGGCGGGATCTGCGTTGAATGCGCGCCGCTGCCGCAGGACGATGCGCGCGCTCGCATCGAGCAACGCATGCATGAGCTGTGCCGCGCCGATGGCCGGCGGTTCATCGGGATGCGTCCCTATCGGCGCGGTTCTGCCTTCCTGAGGGATGCCGCGGAATGA
- a CDS encoding IS6 family transposase, with protein sequence MSSEPATYPGYRFPAEIISYAVWLYHVFGLSFREVELLLAERGVTVSHESIRQWCHKFGADFARKLRRRRPKPGDTWHLDEVFLRINGELHYLWRAVDQHGVVLDILVQGRRNAAAAKRFFKRLLAGLRYKPKRLITDGLRSYGVAHREILPEVKHRSSRYLNNRAENSHRPTRRRERQMQRFKSSKQAQHFLSSHAMIYGHFRPRRHLMTAAQYRRVRAEAFRV encoded by the coding sequence ATGAGCTCCGAGCCCGCCACCTACCCGGGATACCGCTTCCCAGCCGAAATCATCAGCTACGCGGTCTGGCTCTACCATGTCTTCGGCCTGAGCTTCCGAGAGGTGGAACTGCTCCTCGCCGAGCGGGGCGTCACCGTCAGCCACGAGAGCATTCGACAGTGGTGCCACAAGTTCGGCGCCGACTTCGCCCGCAAGCTGCGGAGACGACGGCCAAAGCCGGGCGACACCTGGCACCTTGATGAGGTTTTCCTGCGGATCAACGGCGAGCTGCACTATCTCTGGCGCGCGGTGGACCAGCACGGCGTCGTGCTCGACATCCTGGTGCAGGGGCGCCGGAATGCGGCCGCGGCGAAGCGCTTCTTCAAGCGCCTGCTCGCTGGGCTCAGGTACAAACCGAAGCGCCTCATCACCGATGGTCTACGCAGCTATGGCGTCGCGCACCGCGAGATCCTGCCCGAGGTGAAACACCGGAGCAGCCGGTACCTGAACAACAGAGCGGAGAACTCACATCGACCGACGCGACGTCGAGAGCGGCAGATGCAGCGGTTCAAGTCATCGAAGCAGGCTCAGCATTTCCTGTCATCGCACGCCATGATCTACGGCCACTTCCGGCCGCGGCGCCATCTGATGACCGCCGCTCAATACCGGCGTGTACGCGCCGAGGCCTTCCGGGTGTGA
- the tnpA gene encoding IS66-like element accessory protein TnpA translates to MVKEAAGATGRTATSSGRRKRRSYSEEEKRRIVAEANQPGASVADIARRYGINANLLFNWRRLSREVAPAEAGASGLSQHQQPNGVTTATEPPAFIPIGMFGQAEDEGPALMAAPGAVTGADVPSRGRTPARPVLDDRPGMIEIDLVDGTRLRVDAFVNERSLRRVLTVLRATS, encoded by the coding sequence ATGGTGAAAGAGGCAGCGGGAGCGACGGGTCGAACGGCGACAAGCAGCGGCCGGCGGAAACGGCGGTCGTACTCGGAGGAGGAGAAGCGCCGGATCGTCGCCGAGGCGAACCAGCCCGGTGCGTCGGTCGCGGACATTGCTCGGCGCTATGGAATCAACGCGAACCTGCTGTTCAATTGGAGGCGGCTGTCACGGGAGGTGGCACCGGCCGAAGCTGGGGCGAGCGGGTTGTCGCAGCATCAGCAGCCCAACGGCGTCACCACGGCAACCGAGCCGCCGGCTTTCATTCCGATCGGCATGTTCGGACAGGCTGAGGACGAAGGTCCTGCGCTGATGGCTGCGCCAGGAGCTGTGACTGGCGCTGACGTTCCGTCGCGAGGTCGGACGCCGGCACGGCCGGTGTTGGACGATCGGCCGGGAATGATCGAGATTGACCTGGTGGATGGCACGCGCCTGCGAGTGGACGCTTTCGTCAACGAGCGATCGCTGCGACGCGTGCTCACGGTGTTGAGGGCGACATCGTGA